A stretch of Pyrenophora tritici-repentis strain M4 chromosome 7, whole genome shotgun sequence DNA encodes these proteins:
- a CDS encoding Atrophin-1 multi-domain protein: MATITRQPFGEIGSSRLQVLQSAKNRQNAITNFASPSSLKSVVTPSTGKRQRAPEIFEDADSENVDPIASTPTKRSKTASSHDAGFVKPSKFSIFTSPVKPSVSHSATPSVPSSRKALSSPNTAKSTPITNSRGSPKNKRLHAISKRRASSSPFRRVDPPSFSQSSPSLPFSIDAALSGSISTYTPKAPTVAATPVSAPAPQISALDETMPKGWFFEIHEDTPEQEAANLMEHSASVLDISSEDDAETKNRNEDRGKENIPPPDFLASQPRNQVSALDDGYETEILADVPVKRLRLRKLVQDAMDEDRKPLGDLAPAEFYGEGCDATSYVTVDAGIEKPSSLSREIGGPAAVSRKEQKVERPTQQVAV; the protein is encoded by the exons ATGGCCACCATCACGCGTCAGCCGTTCGGCGAGATTGGCTCCTCTCGCCTGCAGGTACTCCAAAGCGCGAAGAACAGGCAGAATG CCATTACCAACTTTGCGTCCCCTTCGAGCTTGAAGTCAGTTGTCACTCCATCTACGGGCAAGCGTCAACGCGCGCCCGAGATCTTCGAAGATGCCGATTCCGAGAATGTGGACCCCATCGCCTCCACCCCGACCAAAAGATCCAAGACGGCCAGCAGCCACGATGCCGGATTCGTGAAGCCATCCAAGTTTTCAATCTTCACCTCCCCCGTCAAGCCCAGCGTCAGCCACAGTGCTACGCCATCCGTCCCGTCTTCTCGAAAAGCACTATCATCGCCCAATACGGCAAAGTCGACGCCCATCACCAACAGCCGTGGTTCACCAAAGAACAAGCGTCTCCATGCAATTTCCAAGCGACGCGCCTCCAGCTCGCCATTTCGTCGCGTCGACCCTCCTTCCTTCTCACAGAGCAGCCCCAGCCTGCCCTTTTCCATCGACGCGGCACTCAGCGGCTCAATCTCAACCTACACGCCCAAGGCTCCCACCGTAGCAGCCACGCCTGTCTCGGCACCCGCCCCACAAATCAGCGCTCTCGACGAGACCATGCCTAAAGGATGGTTCTTCGAGATCCACGAGGATACCCCTGAGCAGGAGGCCGCAAACCTGATGGAGCACTCCGCCTCTGTGCTTGACATCAGCTCCGAAGACGACGCCGAGACCAAGAACCGCAACGAGGACCGTGGCAAGGAGAACATTCCCCCCCCAGACTTCCTCGCTTCCCAGCCCCGCAACCAGGTGTCTGCCCTCGATGACGGATACGAGACTGAGATCCTTGCCGATGTGCCCGTCAAGCGTCTTCGTCTGCGCAAGCTGGTACAGGATGCTATGGATGAGGACCGCAAGCCGCTGGGTGATCTTGCCCCGGCCGAATTCTACGGCGAGGGCTGCGACGCCACCTCCTACGTCACCGTCGATGCTGGGATCGAGAAGCCGTCGAGCTTGTCAAGGGAGATTGGT GGCCCTGCCGCTGTCTCAAGGAAAGAACAAAAGGTCGAGCGTCCAACACAGCAAGTCGCCGTCTAA
- a CDS encoding WD40 repeat protein, with protein MDETMSDALDSREMDDQEQVEQKIINEEYKIWKKNSVFLYDMLYGRALEWPTLTTQWLPDKKPVEGTNMSQHRIILGTHTSNQAQNYLQIAHCEIPDFRVPDLSELNEERGEIGGYGNAKKPFDFKIVQKINHPGEVNKARYQPQNPDIIASLCVDGKVLVFDRTKHPLQPKDDTVKFEAELVGHSKEGFGLSWSPLKEGHLVTGNEDTTVKTWDIKSGFSKSNKTISPTATYNVHSATVNDVQYHPIHSHLIGTASDDLTWQILDTRMETYKKALYRKEAHEDAVNCISFHPEFEATFATGSADKTVGIWDLRNFDKKLHSLQSHRADVIGLQWHPQDAAILASSSYDRRICLWDLSKIGSEQSDEEAEDGPPELLFMHGGFTNRICDFDWNKNDPWLMMGAAEDNQLQIFRPSRKLVEPLKKTVNHGEVSD; from the exons ATGGACGAAACCATGAGCG ACGCTCTCGACTCGCGCGAGATGGACGACCAAGAGCAGGTCGAGCAGAAGATTATCAACGAAGAGTACAAGATATGGAAGAAGAATAGCGTTTTTCTCTATGATATGCTCTACGGACGCGCACTCGAGTGGCCAACCCTCACCACACAATGGCTACCCGACAAGAAGCCTGTAGAAGGCACCAACATGAGCCAGCACCGCATCATCCTCGGCACCCACACCTCGAACCAGGCGCAGAATTACCTTCAAATCGCCCACTGCGAGATTCCCGACTTCCGCGTTCCCGACTTGTCAGAGCTCAACGAGGAGCGGGGGGAGATTGGCGGCTATGGCAATGCAAAGAAGCCTTTTGACTTCAAGATTGTGCAAAAGATCAACCACCCCGGCGAGGTCAACAAGGCGCGATACCAACCACAGAACCCCGACATAATAGCGTCTCTTTGCGTAGACGGCAAGGTGCTCGTTTTCGACCGCACCAAGCACCCACTGCAGCCCAAGGACGACACCGTCAAGTTCGAAGCGGAGCTCGTAGGACACAGCAAGGAGGGCTTTGGACTAAGCTGGAGTCCCTTGAAGGAGGGCCACCTGGTGACTGGTAACGAGGACACGACGGTCAAGACATGGGACATCAAGTCCGGCTTCTCCAAGAGCAACAAGACCATCAGCCCAACAGCAACGTACAACGTCCACAGCGCCACCGTAAACGACGTCCAATACCACCCCATCCACAGCCACCTCATCGGCACCGCATCCGACGACCTCACCTGGCAAATCCTCGACACGCGCATGGAGACGTACAAAAAGGCATTATACAGGAAGGAAGCTCACGAGGACGCTGTCAACTGCATCTCCTTCCACCCAGAATTCGAGGCGACATTCGCAACAGGTTCCGCAGACAAAACCGTCGGCATCTGGGACCTACGAAACTTCGACAAGAAGCTACATAGCCTCCAAAGCCACCGCGCAGACGTCATCGGTCTCCAATGGCACCCACAAGACGCCGCCATCCTCGCCAGCTCCAGCTACGACCGCCGCATTTGCCTGTGGGATCTCAGCAAGATAGGGTCAGAACAGTCGGACGAGGAGGCAGAAGATGGTCCTCCCGAGCT ACTCTTCATGCACGGCGGCTTCACAAACCGCATCTGCGACTTTGACTGGAACAAGAACGACCCCTGGCTCATGATGGGCGCGGCAGAAGATAACCAACTTCAAATCTTCCGCCCCTCGCGTAAACTCGTGGAGCCGCTCAAGAAGACTGTTAATCATGGAGAGGTCTCGGATTGA